Proteins encoded by one window of Mercenaria mercenaria strain notata chromosome 4, MADL_Memer_1, whole genome shotgun sequence:
- the LOC123552986 gene encoding hybrid signal transduction histidine kinase M-like, with product MSSLKRKLPVATSLMNTEEDLAKKKHKSTRRRLEVVMALKRIQDEHNAANVYDTNKFHEENECTNVITKCKEKLKAKQYEISEMNCKEKENREVNLKCKVTKACDANSNFNGNDNNVVNLKDNENEINDVNLNCKGSVNSEVNMNFDKNEISEMNTNCDQNEISEVELNCDQNEIHEVNLNCDQNEINELNLNCQQNEISEVDFEAHETIEVNLKGVGNSKVNLNSEDDETDANNNYTANNENEVAMNCEEKQKEISEVNLNCNENEIDEENLNCEGNENSDMNLNCEENDYTEVNFEFKDIENEKVNSSCKVNEIDEVNLNCKGNENSDTNLYCDENGNSEVYLVVKEIENNDEVNFNCKVNENSELKFKENEINTNNNHKVNEGIESIKTCEEKLKLHIMNNIKTRT from the coding sequence ATGTCAAGTTTAAAAAGGAAGTTGCCGGTGGCCACTTCACTAATGAATACCGAAGAAGATCTTGCAAAAAAGAAGCACAAATCTACGAGACGAAGGCTAGAAGTAGTTATGGCATTAAAACGAATTCAAGACGAACATAATGCAGCCAATGTGTAtgacacaaacaaatttcatgaagaaaatgAGTGCACAAACGTTATCACGAAATGCAAAGAGAAACTGAAAGCTAAACAATATGAAATAAGTGAAATGAATTGCAAAGAGAAGGAAAATCGTGAAGTGAATTTGAAATGCAAAGTGACTAAAGCATGTGACGCGAATTCGAATTTCAACGGTAATGACAACAATGTTGTGAATTTAAAAGACAATGAGAATGAAATCAATGATGTAAATCTGAATTGTAAAGGAAGTGTAAACAGTGAAGTGAATATGAATTTTGATAAGAATGAAATCAgtgaaatgaatacaaattgtGACCAGAATGAAATCAGTGAAGTGGAACTGAATTGTGATCAGAATGAAATTCATGAAGTGAATTTGAACTGTGACCAGAATGAAATCAATGAATTGAATTTGAATTGTCAGCAAAATGAAATTAGTGAAGTTGATTTCGAAGCTCATGAAACTATTGAAGTGAATCTGAAAGGGGTTGGAAATAGTAAAGTGAATCTGAATAGTGAAGATGATGAAACTGACGCAAACAATAACTATACAGCAAATAATGAGAATGAAGTTGCCATGAATTGTGAagagaaacaaaaagaaattagtGAAGTGAATTTGAATTGCAATGAGAATGAAATCGATGAAGAGAATCTGAATTGTGAAGGGAATGAGAATAGTGACATGAATTTGAATTGTGAGGAAAATGATTATACTGAAGTAAATTTTGAATTCAAAGATATTGAAAATGAGAAAGTAAATTCCAGTTGTAAAGTGAATGAAATCGATGAAGTGAACCTGAATTGTAAAGGGAATGAGAATAGTGACACAAATTTATATTGTGATGAAAATGGAAACAGTGAAGTTTATTTGGTTGTCAAAGAGATTGAGAACAATGATGAAGTAAATTTCAATTGCAAAGTGAATGAAAATAGTGAACTGAAATTTAAAGAGAATGAAATTAACACGAACAATAATCATAAAGTAAATGAGGGTATTGAATCTATCAAGACATGCGAAGAGAAACTTAAATTACACATAATGAACAACATAAAAACAAGGACTTAA